Within the bacterium genome, the region AGGGAAGAAAGGCTTATATTTATCCTTGAAATACCACAATCTTTGATAAGGGAAAGATAATCAGAAAGAAAAATTCCATTTGTTGTTAAAGAAAATTCCATATTATCTATCTTTGAAATATTATAAAAAAAATCCTTTAATCCCCTTCTTATTAAAGGCTCACCACCTGTTATCCTTGCCTTTCTAATCCCAAGAAAATACCCTGTCTTAATTATTTCTATTATCTCCTCAAGCCTTAACATTTCCCTATGCTCTTTTTTCAAAAATGGCTTGCAATAAATACACCTTAAATTACAATGGTCTGTAATGGAAACCCTTAAGTAATCAATTATTCTTCCAAATGAATCCTTAAGCACACCAAGATTTTACCTCACAAATTGCCAATCAGTCAAATTTTTCTTGCAAAGATATATAATCTTTGATATAATACTAAATATGAATAAAATTCTAATTATAGAAGATGACGAGGATATGATTCATATCCTCAAGTCTATTCTTGAGCTTGAGGGATATGAAATAATTTATGCAGGCGATGGAGAGTCTGGGCTTTTAAAGGCAGAGGAATATAAACCTACCCTTATTATCCTTGACCTTATTCTTCCAAAGATTGATGGAAATGAGGTTTGTAGAAGGATAAAAAAAGATGCCACACTTTCCAAAACACCTATAATTATGCTTACAGCAAAGACAACAACAAGGGATGAACTAGAAGGGATTATGGATGGAGCCGATGATTATATTACAAAGCCATTTAATCCATTGGATTTGATAGAAACAATCAAATACCTTCTTACAGGGACAAAAGATATTACTGACTCAGAAGAAAGAAGAAGAAAGAAAATAAATCGGCTTCAGACAAGACTACTCTTTGAAAATGAATAAAGAGAAGCTTCTTAATGATATTTCAAAAATTTGCCTACAAGAGGATGATTATGAAATCGCCCTTTTTAA harbors:
- a CDS encoding response regulator — its product is MNKILIIEDDEDMIHILKSILELEGYEIIYAGDGESGLLKAEEYKPTLIILDLILPKIDGNEVCRRIKKDATLSKTPIIMLTAKTTTRDELEGIMDGADDYITKPFNPLDLIETIKYLLTGTKDITDSEERRRKKINRLQTRLLFENE
- a CDS encoding radical SAM protein → MLKDSFGRIIDYLRVSITDHCNLRCIYCKPFLKKEHREMLRLEEIIEIIKTGYFLGIRKARITGGEPLIRRGLKDFFYNISKIDNMEFSLTTNGIFLSDYLSLIKDCGISRINISLSSLVREKYKEITGFDELDRVIKGIEMAKKNGFFIKVNMVCMKGINNSEIM